GTTCGTCACCGTCGCCATACCCTCCGCCGTGACCCTGCTGCTGCAGTCGACCGAGCCCGGGGCGTGGCGCTCATTCCTCTACCTCGCGAGCCAGCAGCTGATCGTCTGCCTGATCCTGGGTGTCGCGACCGAGGCGGAGATCCTGCGGCTCGCCGGGCGCTCGCTCTCCGACGTGACCACCGTGCACAACGTCCGGGCGATCGTCGCGTGGGTCTCCGGGCTCGTCGCCGCCGTCGCGGCAGCGGCGACGACCGCGCTCGCCACCGGGGTGACGGCGTTGGTCGTCGGGATCCTCGCACCCCAGGGCATCCAGGACCCGAGCCCTCCCGCCCAACCGTCGGACAGCTCGCCCGTCAGCACCTCGTCCCCTGCGCCAGAGCCCTGACCGCCGACAGCCGCTCGATCTGCGCGAACCGGGCACGGTGGCTACGTTGCGAAGATGACGCGAACGGTGCGGACGGTGCGGTCCGCGGTCCTGGCGGCGATCGGTGCGCTGGCCCTCGTCGGGTCGGCCGCGGGCACGGCGTCGGCCGCCCCACCCCCGCCCGCCCCGCCGCCGTCCGTCGTGTACGACGCGCTCGGCGACTCGTACGCCTCCGGGTACGGGGTGCCGCCGTACGGGGAGTGCGGTCGGTCGGCCAGCGCCTACGCCGTGCAGCTCGACGGGCGCCACCGGCTGCGGCTCGACGACTTCGTCGCGTGCGCGGGCGCCACGACGCTGACGCTCGTCGCGGGCGGTCAGCTCGCGGCGCTGGACGCGGAGACGGACCTGGTCACGCTGACCGTCGGCGGCAACGACGTCAGCTGGTCGACCGCGGTGAACGCGTGCCTCGTCGGCACCGACGCGCAGTGCACGGCGGGAGTCGCGTTCGTCGGGTCCCGGATCGCGGATGAGCTCCCGGCGCTGCTCGACTCGCTGTACGCGCAGGTCGCCGGGGCCGCGCCGCACGCGCGCGTCGTCGTGACCGGGTACCCGCGGCTGTTCTCGCCCGAGCACGGCGCGTACCTGGGCGCGTCGCCCGCGGAGCAGCGCGCGCTCAACGGCGCGGCGGACGCGCTCGACGAGACGATCGCCGCCGCGGCCGAGCGCGCCGGGTTCGAGTTCGTCGACGTCCGCGCGCAGTTCCGCGGTCACGGCGCGAACGCGCCCCGGGCGTGGATCCTCGGCGCGACGGACCCTGGCGCGTTCCACCCGACGGCCGACGGGTATCGCGCCTACACGGCCGCGGTGCACGCCGCGCTGCGTCATCCCCACCGCGGCTGCTGGCACCACCACCACCACTGAGGACGCCGCGTCGGGAGCCGCGGGGCGGGGCACGATGGCGGGATGGACGCCGAGCCGATCACCGCGACCCCACGCCCGTTCCGCGGGCGGCCGGTGCTGCGGCAGTCGTGGCGCGACCTGACGTTCCTGCACTGGCGCGTCGCGCCGGACGTCGTCGCGCCGCTCCTGCCGCCAGGCACGCGGCCCGACGTGCACGACGGGTCGAGCTGGGTCGGGCTCGTGCCGTTCCGGATGGTCGGCGCGGGCGCGGCGGTCGGCCCGGGGATCCCGTGGCTCGGGACGTTCCCCGAGACGAACGTGCGCCTCTACTCGGTCGACCCGCAGGGCCGGCGAGCGGTCGTGTTCCTGACGCTCGAGGCGGCCCGGCTGCCGTTCGTCCTGGGCTCGCGCGCGGCGCTCGCGCTGCCGTACACGTGGGCGCGGATGCGGGTTCGCGAGGCCGACGGGGTCGTCACCTACTCGTCGCGGCGCCGCTGGCCCGGGCCGCGGGGCGCGACGACGCGCATCGCCGTGCGGCCGGGCGAGCCGCTCCCGCCCGGCGACCCGCTGAACGACTTCCTCACCGCGCGCTGGGCGCTGCACACCCGCGCCTTCGGCCGCACGCTCTACCTCCCGAACCGTCACGAGCCCTGGCCGTTGCGCACCGCGGAGGTGCTGGCGCTCGACGACCACCTGCTCGCCGCGTGCGGCCTGCCGGGCGTCTCGACCCGCCCGCCCGACTCGGTGCTGTTCTCCCGCGGCGTCCGCACGGTGTTCGGCCCACCCGTGGACGCCACCCGGCCCTAGCCGGGGCCCGGAGCCCCGCGTGGGCAGCTGCGGCCGGCGCGCACGGGCTGGGCGTACACCTCGATCTCGGTGGCCTTCGCCGACAGCCACACCCGGTCGCCGGGCGCGATCCCGAGCTCGGCGACCGCCGCGGGCGTGACGTCCACGAGCGCGGACGGCTCGCCCGCGAGGTCGAGTCGCACGCGGTCGGTGAGCATCGTCAGTCCGACGACCGTCGCGGGCCACGTGTTGCGGACGCTCGAGACGTCGGGCCGGTGCGGGCTCACGACGACCGCGGACGGGCGCAGCGCCACCAGCACCGGGCCGCGCTCGCCGTGGTCGGGGACGACGAGCGTGCCGCCCCCGTCGAGGCGCACCGCGTCGCCGTCCGCGACGCCCGCGTACAGGTTCAGGCCGACGAGCCGCGCCACGTACTCGGTCGCGGGCCGCCGCGCGACCTGCGCGGGCGTCCCCGCCTGCACCACGCGCCCGCCCTCGAGGACGAGCAGCCGGTCGGCGAGCATCAGGGCCTCGAGCGGGTCGTGCGTCACGA
The sequence above is a segment of the Cellulomonas palmilytica genome. Coding sequences within it:
- a CDS encoding SGNH/GDSL hydrolase family protein, encoding MTRTVRTVRSAVLAAIGALALVGSAAGTASAAPPPPAPPPSVVYDALGDSYASGYGVPPYGECGRSASAYAVQLDGRHRLRLDDFVACAGATTLTLVAGGQLAALDAETDLVTLTVGGNDVSWSTAVNACLVGTDAQCTAGVAFVGSRIADELPALLDSLYAQVAGAAPHARVVVTGYPRLFSPEHGAYLGASPAEQRALNGAADALDETIAAAAERAGFEFVDVRAQFRGHGANAPRAWILGATDPGAFHPTADGYRAYTAAVHAALRHPHRGCWHHHHH
- a CDS encoding YqjF family protein; the encoded protein is MDAEPITATPRPFRGRPVLRQSWRDLTFLHWRVAPDVVAPLLPPGTRPDVHDGSSWVGLVPFRMVGAGAAVGPGIPWLGTFPETNVRLYSVDPQGRRAVVFLTLEAARLPFVLGSRAALALPYTWARMRVREADGVVTYSSRRRWPGPRGATTRIAVRPGEPLPPGDPLNDFLTARWALHTRAFGRTLYLPNRHEPWPLRTAEVLALDDHLLAACGLPGVSTRPPDSVLFSRGVRTVFGPPVDATRP